The region CGGATTCCCTTATTATGTTCTGAGATGACCTGCTGGTACCCCAAGTCCTGGGCATCAGCGTTCACCGTATACTTCAGGCTCTGGAGAACCCGGTTGTGGTCCTGTAGAAGGTTCTGGAAATACTTCACGTCCTCTTTGATGCCCGCAGAGTCGTCCTTCCCCAGACAGGACTCCTGGTGTGGAGTCACAAAAGTCAGCTGACACGTGTTTGTGTGTTGTGGGTGATGGTGGGAAGGTTTAGGTTGGTCCTGAGGAGTGTCAAGGATGTATCCGGACCCCAGATCGGCCAAGATGTCGTCTCCACTTTGGCAGGAACTGAGTGACACAACGAGCCAGAAGTTCAGCACCAGACGGACGACCACCAGCTGCCGCATTGTACCCTGGAATCACACAAAGAAGAGACATTAATGTCGGGGTCTTTCCTTTTAAGGGAATTTCAGGCAAAAAGAGCATTTTTGATTTGT is a window of Ranitomeya variabilis isolate aRanVar5 chromosome 2, aRanVar5.hap1, whole genome shotgun sequence DNA encoding:
- the LOC143808779 gene encoding uncharacterized protein LOC143808779 isoform X2 encodes the protein MSKNLILDHCPEGTMRQLVVVRLVLNFWLVVSLSSCQSGDDILADLGSGYILDTPQDQPKPSHHHPQHTNTCQLTFVTPHQESCLGKDDSAGIKEDVKYFQNLLQDHNRVLQSLKYTVNADAQDLGYQQVISEHNKGIREDNKEFYGTLNKIIHELHTRMDDDGAELLDERKKLKNNFLTMNHLLQSTSHLAEKLDKTSQDLDVLLAKQLERSTTLAYRHMMKS
- the LOC143808779 gene encoding uncharacterized protein LOC143808779 isoform X1; translated protein: MRQLVVVRLVLNFWLVVSLSSCQSGDDILADLGSGYILDTPQDQPKPSHHHPQHTNTCQLTFVTPHQESCLGKDDSAGIKEDVKYFQNLLQDHNRVLQSLKYTVNADAQDLGYQQVISEHNKGIREDNKEFYGTLNKIIHELHTRMDDDGAELLDERKKLKNNFLTMNHLLQSTSHLAEKLDKTSQDLDVLLAKQLERSTTLAYRHMMKS